A stretch of the Aggregatibacter sp. HMT-949 genome encodes the following:
- a CDS encoding histidine-type phosphatase yields the protein MKKTALKLTALLFGLTLASGVFATENHPNTPSVEYELEKVLIFSRHGLRSPVEKDPQEMAKYSPYAWAKWNVPSGHLTAKGTVLETYFGQYLGQWLADKGLLTTERCASGEGIFAYANGVQRTIATGQAIVSGAFAGCNVQLQHHGKIGSEKDPIFNTQAHNPSQALIESAKNNVDLTALQQKLAPNYALLSEIIDYKNSPNCLQKGECDLGGKVGEYSIKDGKSVKITGSISTGKKIVSALLLAHYVGKPDAEIANGRVDSQEKWRAINEIKNEYYRTLFKNNEALAQNVSYPLLVFIQQQLNSENKISLLVGHDSNIVALLAALGVEPYELNDSLENIPIGGKLLFEVWKHKPSGKLKFKLDYVYQTTEQLINITPLSLTTPPNQTALTLKGCEKDEKGFCDYERFQQVLSEGIANGKK from the coding sequence ATGAAAAAAACAGCCCTAAAACTGACCGCACTTTTATTTGGTTTGACGCTTGCAAGTGGTGTATTTGCAACGGAAAATCACCCAAATACACCGAGTGTAGAGTATGAACTTGAGAAAGTCTTGATTTTTAGTCGTCATGGATTGCGCTCACCGGTGGAAAAAGATCCACAGGAAATGGCGAAATATTCCCCCTATGCGTGGGCAAAATGGAATGTGCCATCCGGTCATCTCACGGCAAAAGGCACTGTGCTAGAAACCTATTTCGGGCAATATTTAGGGCAGTGGCTCGCGGATAAAGGATTATTAACAACAGAACGTTGTGCATCGGGTGAAGGTATTTTCGCTTATGCCAATGGGGTACAACGCACCATTGCAACGGGGCAAGCCATTGTGTCTGGTGCATTTGCGGGCTGTAATGTTCAACTGCAACATCATGGTAAAATTGGTTCAGAAAAAGATCCAATTTTCAACACGCAGGCGCACAATCCAAGTCAAGCCTTGATTGAATCGGCAAAAAATAACGTTGATTTAACCGCTTTACAGCAAAAATTAGCGCCGAATTATGCGCTATTAAGTGAAATCATCGATTACAAAAACTCACCAAATTGTTTACAAAAAGGTGAATGTGATTTAGGTGGAAAAGTCGGTGAATACAGTATTAAAGACGGCAAGTCAGTCAAAATTACTGGCTCTATCAGCACAGGAAAGAAAATTGTCAGTGCATTATTGCTCGCCCATTATGTGGGCAAACCTGATGCAGAAATCGCAAACGGTCGTGTGGATAGCCAAGAAAAATGGCGTGCAATTAACGAAATTAAAAACGAATATTACCGCACTTTATTTAAAAATAACGAAGCGTTAGCACAAAATGTCTCATATCCGTTGTTAGTATTTATTCAGCAACAGCTAAACAGTGAAAACAAAATTAGCTTATTGGTTGGACATGATTCGAATATCGTCGCTCTGCTTGCAGCACTAGGTGTTGAGCCTTATGAATTGAATGATTCATTGGAAAATATCCCCATCGGTGGCAAGTTGCTATTTGAAGTGTGGAAACACAAACCAAGTGGTAAGCTCAAATTTAAGTTAGATTATGTGTATCAAACCACCGAGCAGCTGATTAACATCACGCCATTAAGTTTAACGACACCACCAAACCAAACAGCATTAACCCTCAAAGGCTGTGAAAAAGATGAAAAGGGCTTTTGTGATTACGAACGTTTTCAACAGGTGTTGAGTGAGGGTATTGCAAACGGTAAGAAGTAG
- a CDS encoding DUF559 domain-containing protein has protein sequence MQPYEKYLKENSQKLRADQTDAERKLWQRINRDQLLGFRFNRQKPLLSYIVDFYCAKAKLIIELDGSQHYEPDYQEKDALRDAELNSLGFAVMRFSNDEVMCEIEGVIEQIYLFLENVRAD, from the coding sequence ATGCAGCCTTATGAAAAATACTTAAAAGAGAATTCGCAGAAATTGCGAGCGGATCAGACAGATGCGGAAAGAAAGCTATGGCAACGCATCAATCGAGATCAATTATTAGGTTTTCGATTTAATCGACAAAAGCCACTTTTAAGTTATATCGTTGATTTTTATTGTGCGAAAGCAAAGCTGATTATCGAATTAGATGGTAGTCAGCATTATGAACCCGATTATCAGGAAAAAGACGCATTACGAGATGCAGAATTAAATTCACTTGGTTTTGCGGTGATGCGATTTAGCAATGATGAAGTCATGTGTGAAATTGAAGGTGTAATAGAGCAGATTTATTTGTTTTTAGAGAATGTAAGGGCTGATTGA
- the glyS gene encoding glycine--tRNA ligase subunit beta, with protein sequence MTTQNFLVEIGTEELPPKALKTLATAFADNVEAELNQAGLTFDKIEWFAAPRRLAVKVLNLATQQPSKEIEKRGPAVSAAFDAEGKPTKAAEGWARGCGITVEQAERIATDKGEWLVHRAKIEGQPTKNLLNGIVANALAKLPIPKPMRWADKTVQFIRPVHTVTMLLGDELIEGEILDVASARTIRGHRFLGEKEFEIQHADQYPQLLREKGAVVADFNERKAEILAKSQAKATALGGVADIEESLLEEVTSLVEYPNVLAAKFEERFLAVPAEALVYTMKGDQKYFPLYEKTEGDKDGKLLPHFIFVSNINPEDPTAIIEGNEKVVRPRLTDAEFFFKTDLKQKLVDRLPRLETVLFQQQLGTLKDKTDRIEQLAGEIAKQIGADEAKAKRAGLLSKCDLMTNMVFEFTDTQGVMGMHYARHDGEDEEVAVALNEQYMPRFAGDELPKSLVASSVALADKFDTLTGIFGIGQAPKGSADPFALRRAALGALRIIVEKNLPLDLEDLVKKSAALFGDKLTNQNVVADVVDFMLGRFRAWYQDEGIAVDVIQAVLARRPTRPADFDARVRAVSHFRTLDSAEALAAANKRVANILAKAEGNIGAIDVALCVEPAEQVLAQSVLSLAKEVQPLIAQGEYTAVLDKLAGLRQPVDNFFDNVMVNAEDARLRQNRLAILNTLQGLFLQVADISLLQ encoded by the coding sequence ATGACAACCCAAAACTTCCTAGTAGAAATCGGCACGGAAGAGCTGCCGCCAAAAGCTCTGAAAACATTAGCGACAGCCTTTGCGGATAATGTTGAGGCGGAATTGAATCAAGCAGGCTTAACCTTCGACAAAATCGAATGGTTTGCAGCACCGCGCCGTTTGGCGGTGAAAGTGTTGAACTTAGCCACACAGCAACCAAGCAAAGAAATCGAAAAACGCGGGCCGGCAGTGTCAGCAGCCTTTGATGCGGAAGGTAAACCAACAAAAGCAGCTGAAGGCTGGGCGCGTGGTTGTGGCATTACCGTTGAGCAGGCGGAACGCATTGCGACCGATAAAGGTGAATGGCTCGTTCATCGTGCAAAAATTGAAGGTCAACCGACCAAAAACTTGCTTAATGGCATTGTGGCAAACGCCTTGGCAAAGCTGCCAATTCCAAAACCAATGCGTTGGGCAGATAAAACCGTGCAATTTATTCGTCCGGTTCACACCGTAACTATGTTATTGGGCGATGAGTTAATCGAAGGCGAAATTTTAGATGTAGCAAGCGCACGCACCATTCGCGGTCACCGTTTCTTAGGTGAAAAAGAATTTGAAATTCAACATGCAGACCAATATCCGCAATTATTGCGTGAAAAAGGGGCTGTGGTGGCAGATTTCAACGAGCGTAAAGCGGAAATCCTTGCAAAATCTCAAGCAAAAGCGACCGCACTTGGCGGCGTGGCTGACATTGAAGAAAGTCTGCTTGAAGAAGTCACTTCCTTGGTGGAATATCCAAACGTATTAGCGGCAAAATTCGAAGAACGTTTCTTAGCAGTGCCTGCAGAAGCCTTGGTTTACACCATGAAAGGTGACCAAAAATATTTTCCGCTATATGAAAAAACAGAAGGCGACAAAGACGGCAAATTATTACCGCACTTTATTTTTGTCTCGAACATCAACCCAGAAGATCCAACAGCGATTATAGAAGGGAACGAAAAAGTGGTTCGCCCACGTTTAACGGATGCGGAATTCTTTTTCAAAACCGATTTAAAACAAAAACTGGTCGATCGTTTACCGCGTTTAGAAACCGTGTTGTTCCAACAACAGCTCGGTACATTGAAAGATAAAACTGACCGTATTGAACAACTTGCAGGCGAAATTGCAAAACAAATCGGCGCAGACGAAGCGAAAGCAAAACGTGCCGGCTTACTGTCAAAATGTGACTTGATGACTAACATGGTGTTTGAATTCACCGATACGCAAGGCGTAATGGGCATGCACTATGCCCGTCATGACGGTGAAGACGAAGAGGTCGCAGTGGCGTTAAACGAACAATATATGCCACGCTTTGCCGGTGATGAGTTACCAAAATCACTCGTTGCAAGTTCGGTCGCTTTAGCGGATAAATTTGACACTTTGACGGGTATCTTCGGTATCGGACAAGCGCCTAAAGGCAGCGCAGACCCGTTTGCATTACGTCGTGCAGCATTAGGTGCATTGCGTATTATCGTAGAGAAAAACTTACCGCTTGATCTTGAAGATTTAGTGAAAAAATCAGCTGCACTTTTCGGTGATAAACTCACGAATCAAAATGTGGTGGCTGATGTGGTGGACTTTATGCTCGGTCGTTTCCGCGCATGGTATCAAGATGAAGGCATTGCGGTGGATGTGATTCAAGCGGTATTGGCGCGTCGTCCAACCCGTCCGGCAGACTTTGATGCACGCGTGCGTGCGGTTTCTCATTTCCGTACCCTTGATTCTGCGGAAGCTCTGGCAGCCGCCAATAAACGTGTGGCGAATATTTTAGCGAAAGCGGAGGGCAACATTGGCGCAATTGATGTGGCGTTATGCGTTGAACCGGCAGAACAAGTGCTTGCGCAAAGCGTGTTAAGTTTGGCAAAAGAGGTTCAGCCGTTAATCGCACAAGGCGAATACACTGCAGTGTTAGATAAACTCGCCGGCTTGCGTCAACCAGTGGATAATTTCTTTGATAATGTGATGGTGAATGCGGAGGATGCAAGATTGCGTCAAAACCGTTTAGCCATTTTGAACACATTGCAAGGGTTATTCTTACAGGTGGCGGATATTTCGTTGTTGCAATAA
- a CDS encoding monovalent cation:proton antiporter-2 (CPA2) family protein — MAAEGAGDLIRVVSLLGAAVVAVPLFKRIGLGSVLGYLAAGLAIGPYGLNVVDDPHAIIHLAEFGVVMFLFVIGLEMKPSHLWSLRRQIFGLGSMQVVISAILMTIVGVQFGVSWEVAFVSSAGFVLTSTAIVMQVLGERKALSTKRGQKIVSILLFEDLLIVPLLAIVSFLSPFEKTEASLPWWQSAGIAMLALAALVVIGRFVLNPIFRILANAKAREVMTAAALFVVLGAGLLMEEAGLSMAMGAFVAGVMLSESAFRHQLEADIEPFRGLLLGLFFLGVGMALDLKVVTENWQLILLGVIALMLTKGICIYLVARLARSTHSTALERALLMAQGGEFAFVLFAAALAKGVIDETVNANMTAIVVLSMVMTPIILVLYEKFGAKETKEEIQPDEIDEQHPIIIVGMGRFGQIVNDLLRLSGYATTIVDLNPTMIKGFNEYGIKSYFGDASRREFLIAAGLENAEMLIVAIDNKEQANAIVHFAREVNPNIKIIARAFDRFHTFDLYNSGADEIVRETFDSAVRTGRLALEALGMESATAKAIAKYYFKADRHEVELMSQVYEPGMAIFNNPVMLDIAQKCDQKMAAHIQEILLKAQEQAQEEA; from the coding sequence ATGGCTGCGGAAGGGGCTGGCGATCTAATTCGAGTGGTCTCATTGCTTGGTGCTGCAGTAGTTGCGGTGCCGTTATTTAAACGAATCGGACTGGGATCGGTATTGGGCTATTTAGCCGCCGGACTGGCGATCGGGCCTTACGGATTAAATGTCGTGGATGATCCGCATGCTATTATTCACTTAGCGGAATTTGGCGTAGTGATGTTTCTGTTCGTAATCGGACTTGAAATGAAGCCTTCTCATCTATGGAGTTTACGCCGCCAGATTTTCGGGCTGGGCAGTATGCAGGTGGTGATTTCAGCGATTTTGATGACAATTGTCGGCGTACAATTCGGCGTCTCTTGGGAAGTGGCGTTCGTCTCCTCCGCCGGTTTCGTGCTAACCTCTACAGCCATCGTAATGCAAGTATTGGGCGAACGCAAAGCGCTTTCCACCAAGCGGGGGCAAAAAATCGTATCGATTTTGCTTTTTGAAGATTTGTTAATCGTCCCCTTACTCGCCATCGTCTCCTTCCTTTCTCCTTTTGAAAAAACCGAAGCTTCACTACCTTGGTGGCAGTCCGCCGGCATTGCCATGCTCGCCTTAGCGGCGCTAGTCGTAATCGGCCGCTTCGTATTGAATCCGATATTCCGCATATTGGCGAATGCCAAAGCGCGAGAAGTAATGACCGCGGCAGCATTATTTGTCGTACTCGGTGCGGGGTTATTAATGGAAGAAGCCGGTCTTTCCATGGCGATGGGCGCCTTCGTAGCGGGCGTAATGCTGTCGGAATCCGCCTTCCGTCACCAATTAGAAGCGGATATCGAACCGTTTCGCGGCCTACTGCTTGGACTTTTCTTCCTCGGCGTAGGTATGGCGCTCGATTTAAAAGTGGTGACGGAAAACTGGCAACTTATTTTACTCGGCGTAATCGCGTTAATGCTCACTAAAGGTATTTGTATTTATTTGGTAGCGCGTTTGGCGAGAAGCACCCACAGCACCGCATTGGAACGTGCGCTTTTAATGGCGCAAGGTGGTGAATTCGCTTTTGTTTTATTCGCGGCAGCGCTTGCAAAAGGCGTAATTGACGAAACAGTCAACGCGAATATGACCGCTATCGTGGTACTTTCCATGGTAATGACACCGATTATTTTAGTGTTGTACGAAAAATTCGGTGCAAAAGAAACGAAAGAAGAAATTCAACCCGATGAAATTGACGAACAACATCCGATTATTATCGTAGGAATGGGGCGTTTCGGCCAAATCGTAAACGATTTATTACGCTTGAGCGGTTACGCCACGACTATTGTGGATTTGAATCCGACAATGATAAAAGGTTTCAATGAATACGGCATTAAATCTTATTTCGGCGATGCTTCGCGTCGCGAATTTTTAATTGCGGCAGGCTTGGAAAACGCGGAAATGTTAATTGTGGCGATTGATAATAAAGAGCAGGCGAATGCGATTGTGCATTTTGCACGCGAAGTCAATCCAAACATTAAAATTATTGCACGCGCTTTCGACCGTTTTCACACCTTCGATCTTTATAATTCGGGAGCTGACGAAATTGTGCGGGAAACTTTCGATTCAGCGGTACGCACCGGTCGCTTGGCATTAGAAGCGTTGGGTATGGAATCAGCAACCGCAAAAGCCATTGCCAAATATTATTTCAAGGCGGATCGCCATGAAGTGGAATTAATGTCGCAGGTATATGAGCCGGGTATGGCGATTTTTAACAATCCGGTAATGCTTGATATTGCACAGAAATGTGACCAAAAAATGGCGGCGCATATTCAAGAAATTTTGTTAAAAGCGCAAGAACAAGCACAAGAAGAAGCATAA
- the rdgB gene encoding RdgB/HAM1 family non-canonical purine NTP pyrophosphatase, with the protein MAQKIVLATGNQGKVKEMADVLASLGFEVVAQTDLGIESPEETGLTFVENALLKARYAAEKSGLPAIADDSGLVVAALNGAPGLYSARYAGEEGNDAKNRAKLLVELADVPQEKRQAKFVSCIVFLRHPTDPSPIIAEGECQGVIGFEEKGENGFGYDSLFFSPQQGCTFAELETVEKKKISHRARALNVLKEKLGA; encoded by the coding sequence ATGGCTCAAAAAATCGTACTTGCCACCGGCAATCAAGGTAAAGTCAAAGAAATGGCGGACGTGCTGGCCTCGCTCGGTTTTGAAGTGGTGGCGCAAACAGATTTAGGCATTGAAAGCCCGGAAGAAACCGGTTTAACCTTTGTGGAAAATGCCTTGCTGAAAGCTCGCTACGCTGCGGAGAAATCCGGTTTGCCGGCTATCGCTGACGATTCCGGTTTGGTGGTGGCCGCATTAAACGGCGCGCCGGGTTTGTATTCTGCGCGTTATGCCGGCGAAGAGGGTAACGATGCGAAAAATCGCGCCAAGTTGTTGGTTGAGCTTGCCGATGTGCCGCAAGAAAAACGCCAAGCGAAATTCGTCAGCTGTATTGTATTTTTGCGACATCCGACCGATCCGTCGCCGATTATCGCGGAGGGGGAATGTCAAGGCGTAATCGGTTTCGAAGAAAAAGGTGAAAACGGCTTTGGTTACGACAGCTTGTTTTTCAGCCCGCAACAAGGATGCACGTTTGCCGAATTGGAAACCGTCGAGAAGAAAAAAATTTCGCACCGCGCGCGCGCGTTAAATGTATTAAAAGAAAAACTCGGCGCATAA
- a CDS encoding 3-deoxy-D-manno-octulosonic acid kinase, with protein MLEFQQDNRFFLFNFDRAFEGQMDFFNPDFWRKQHRIEGVAKGRGTTYFLRTEDWFGVNCALRHYYRGGLWGKFNKDRYRFVGLADTRSFTEFHLLQRLYEAGLPVPKPIGARVRKGKLGICYQADLLSEKIENAQDLTVLLQGQTLPSETWWQIGKLIRRLHDLQICHTDLNAHNILVQQTENGQKCWLLDFDKCGEKSGDFWKTENLNRLHRSFVKEVTRMKIRFSEQNWADLIAGYQQ; from the coding sequence ATGCTTGAATTCCAGCAAGATAACCGATTTTTCCTGTTCAATTTTGACCGCGCGTTTGAAGGCCAAATGGATTTTTTCAATCCTGACTTTTGGCGAAAACAGCACCGCATTGAAGGCGTGGCAAAAGGGCGGGGTACCACTTATTTTTTACGCACGGAAGATTGGTTCGGCGTGAATTGCGCGTTACGTCATTATTACCGTGGCGGCTTGTGGGGCAAGTTCAATAAAGATCGTTATCGTTTTGTCGGGCTCGCCGATACGCGCAGTTTCACCGAATTTCATTTACTCCAACGCCTGTATGAAGCCGGATTGCCGGTGCCAAAGCCCATCGGCGCACGAGTGCGAAAAGGTAAACTCGGTATTTGTTATCAAGCGGATCTTTTATCGGAAAAAATTGAAAACGCACAAGATTTGACCGTACTTTTGCAAGGTCAAACTTTGCCGAGCGAAACTTGGTGGCAAATCGGCAAATTAATTCGTCGCCTGCACGATTTGCAGATTTGCCACACGGATCTCAATGCGCACAATATTCTGGTGCAACAAACAGAGAACGGCCAAAAATGTTGGTTATTGGATTTTGATAAGTGTGGTGAAAAATCGGGCGATTTTTGGAAAACGGAAAATCTAAATCGCTTGCATCGTTCTTTCGTTAAAGAAGTCACCAGAATGAAAATTCGATTTAGTGAACAAAATTGGGCGGATTTAATCGCCGGTTATCAACAATAA
- a CDS encoding glycosyltransferase family 9 protein has product MSLFPQPPKSLCILRLSALGDVCHALAVVQHIQTYYPQTQISWIVGKTEAGLLNGIPGVTLLPYDKKTGWKGVFALWKQLKNQRFDALLNMQTAFRASVLSLGIKAQYKIGFGKKRSREGQWLFVNRRVEDPPSPHVLDGFMAFAEYLGVPKAAPTWQLALSEQDKQFARQFIDPTRKNLLISPCSSKAEKDWLAERYAEVANIANRHNVNVIFCSSPTKRELEMVEKIIALCDFRPTDAAGKTNLKQLAALISQADLLLSPDSGPAHIATTQGTPVIGLYAYHNPLRTAPYNNLANVVSVYEENVQKTFGKPSAELPWATKLKDKNLMAGISVSDVIAQMKRLNFL; this is encoded by the coding sequence ATGTCTCTCTTCCCTCAACCGCCCAAATCTCTTTGCATTCTAAGACTTTCCGCGCTGGGCGATGTATGTCACGCGCTGGCGGTGGTGCAGCACATTCAGACATATTATCCACAAACTCAAATCAGTTGGATTGTCGGCAAAACGGAAGCGGGTTTATTAAACGGAATTCCCGGCGTGACACTGCTTCCTTATGACAAAAAAACCGGCTGGAAAGGCGTGTTTGCGTTGTGGAAACAATTAAAAAATCAACGTTTTGATGCGCTGCTGAATATGCAAACGGCGTTTCGTGCCTCCGTGTTGTCGTTAGGCATTAAAGCACAATACAAAATCGGCTTCGGTAAAAAACGTTCACGCGAAGGGCAATGGCTATTTGTCAATCGTCGCGTGGAAGATCCGCCCTCGCCCCATGTGTTGGATGGATTTATGGCGTTTGCCGAATATCTTGGCGTGCCAAAAGCAGCGCCCACTTGGCAACTTGCCCTTTCCGAACAAGATAAGCAATTCGCCCGGCAATTTATTGATCCAACCCGCAAAAATTTACTGATTTCGCCTTGTTCCAGCAAGGCGGAAAAAGATTGGTTGGCAGAACGTTATGCCGAAGTGGCGAATATCGCCAATCGACATAATGTGAATGTGATTTTCTGCAGTTCGCCGACAAAACGCGAATTAGAAATGGTGGAAAAAATCATCGCGCTGTGTGATTTTAGACCGACCGATGCGGCGGGCAAAACGAATTTAAAACAGTTGGCCGCATTGATTAGCCAGGCGGATTTACTGCTTTCGCCCGATTCAGGCCCGGCACATATCGCCACCACGCAAGGCACGCCGGTGATTGGGCTGTACGCTTATCACAATCCGTTGCGCACCGCGCCTTATAACAATTTGGCGAACGTGGTTTCCGTGTATGAAGAAAACGTGCAAAAAACATTCGGCAAACCTTCCGCCGAATTGCCTTGGGCGACGAAACTCAAGGATAAAAATTTAATGGCGGGCATTTCGGTTTCCGATGTGATTGCGCAAATGAAAAGGTTAAATTTCTTGTAA
- a CDS encoding ABC transporter ATP-binding protein translates to MFDKIFSWFENRLNPYPESNPTTPPKGLFRFIWSSIEGMRGWIFLLGLMTVSIGIIEAMLFQFMGVLVDWLGQYSPATLWSEKGHLLLAMAALLLISVVCLFFTSVIRLQTLQGVFPMRLRWNFHRLMLGQSLSFYQDEFAGRVSAKVMQTALAVRDTVMTIADMLVYVAVYFITSGLVLAALDSWLLLPFLIWLVLFGIILKLFIPRLAKTAERQADARSLMTGRVTDAYSNIATVKLFSHGAREAAYAKRSMEEFMLTVHAQMRLATSLDTLTYAMNIFLILSTAVLGVILWQYGQVGVGAIATATAMTLRVNGLSRWIMWESARLFENIGTVNDGMSTLTKPHTIVDKPNCPPLKVKKGEIQFNDITFAYDPTKPLLNHFNLTIKPGEKVGLIGRSGAGKSTIVNLLLRFYEAQQGTITIDGQNVSDVQQESLRSQIGLVTQDTSLLHRSVRDNIIYGRPSATDEEMMRAAERAEAANFIPFLSDAQGRKGYDAHVGERGVKLSGGQRQRIAIARVMLKDAPILLLDEATSALDSEVEAAIQESLDKMMENKTVIAIAHRLSTIAAMDRLIVLDKGKIVEQGTHAELLEQNGLYAKLWKHQSGGFLSEHGHLD, encoded by the coding sequence ATGTTCGATAAAATTTTTTCGTGGTTTGAAAACCGCTTAAATCCTTATCCTGAAAGCAATCCGACAACACCCCCAAAAGGCTTGTTCCGCTTTATTTGGTCAAGCATCGAAGGGATGCGTGGCTGGATTTTTTTGCTGGGCCTGATGACGGTCAGCATTGGCATAATAGAGGCGATGTTATTCCAATTTATGGGCGTCTTAGTGGATTGGCTTGGGCAGTACTCGCCGGCGACACTTTGGTCAGAAAAAGGGCATCTATTGCTTGCTATGGCCGCGTTGTTGCTTATAAGCGTCGTATGTCTGTTTTTCACTTCCGTAATCCGTTTGCAAACCTTGCAAGGCGTTTTCCCGATGCGCTTGCGTTGGAATTTTCATCGCTTGATGTTGGGACAAAGTTTAAGTTTCTATCAGGATGAATTTGCCGGTCGCGTATCGGCGAAAGTCATGCAAACTGCCCTTGCAGTGCGCGATACGGTAATGACGATTGCCGATATGTTGGTCTATGTGGCGGTATATTTTATTACTTCCGGTTTGGTGTTAGCGGCGTTAGATAGCTGGCTTTTGCTGCCATTTTTAATTTGGCTCGTGCTGTTCGGCATAATTTTGAAATTGTTTATTCCGCGTTTGGCTAAAACCGCCGAGCGTCAAGCGGATGCCCGTTCATTGATGACCGGCCGGGTAACCGACGCCTATTCCAATATTGCAACAGTGAAATTATTCTCTCACGGTGCGCGCGAAGCAGCCTACGCCAAACGTTCTATGGAAGAATTTATGCTAACCGTGCATGCGCAAATGCGTTTGGCAACGTCGTTGGATACATTAACTTACGCGATGAATATTTTCTTAATTTTAAGCACCGCAGTATTAGGCGTGATTTTATGGCAATACGGACAAGTAGGCGTCGGCGCGATTGCCACGGCAACCGCTATGACATTGCGTGTGAACGGACTTTCTCGTTGGATTATGTGGGAATCGGCACGCTTATTTGAAAATATCGGCACGGTAAATGACGGAATGAGCACGCTGACCAAACCACATACGATCGTGGATAAGCCGAATTGTCCACCGTTAAAAGTGAAAAAAGGTGAGATCCAATTTAACGATATCACTTTTGCTTATGATCCGACTAAGCCGTTACTCAATCACTTTAATCTCACCATTAAACCGGGCGAAAAAGTCGGTTTAATCGGGCGTTCCGGAGCGGGTAAATCGACCATTGTGAATTTGTTATTGCGTTTTTATGAAGCACAACAAGGCACGATCACCATAGATGGACAAAATGTGTCGGATGTACAGCAAGAAAGTTTGCGCAGCCAAATCGGTTTGGTCACGCAAGATACCTCGCTATTACATCGTTCCGTGCGCGACAATATTATTTACGGTCGGCCGAGTGCGACGGATGAAGAAATGATGCGGGCGGCGGAACGTGCAGAAGCAGCCAATTTCATTCCGTTCTTAAGCGATGCACAAGGCCGAAAGGGGTATGATGCGCATGTGGGGGAACGTGGCGTGAAATTATCCGGCGGTCAACGTCAACGGATTGCCATTGCTCGTGTAATGTTAAAAGATGCGCCAATTCTTTTATTGGATGAGGCCACCAGTGCGTTGGATTCTGAAGTGGAAGCGGCGATTCAGGAAAGCCTCGATAAAATGATGGAAAATAAAACCGTGATTGCCATTGCGCATCGTCTATCCACCATCGCGGCGATGGATCGTTTAATCGTGTTGGATAAGGGCAAAATCGTCGAGCAAGGCACACACGCCGAATTACTTGAACAAAACGGACTTTACGCCAAACTTTGGAAACACCAAAGCGGGGGTTTCTTGAGCGAACACGGGCACTTGGATTAA
- the thiD gene encoding bifunctional hydroxymethylpyrimidine kinase/phosphomethylpyrimidine kinase → MPTFHYPQALTVAGSDSGGGAGIQADLKTFQMRHVYGTSILTAVTAQNTLGIMDCHILPTTIIENQLQAIAQDFHIQAFKVGMLGNEDIIHCLAENLAYCHFGPMVLDPVMLAKDGSALLSQSALDCLIKRLIPQATIITPNLPEAEALTGIAIKDQQSVQHAAEALQKMGAQNVVIKGGHWQHSQSEYCIDYVFMPTTRFTLQHKRYDTPHTHGTGCTFSACLAAELAKGKDITQALIIAKRFISAAIEAPLNIGKGQGPVNHWAYQNEEH, encoded by the coding sequence ATGCCAACATTTCATTACCCGCAAGCCTTAACTGTCGCCGGCTCAGATTCCGGCGGCGGAGCCGGCATTCAGGCCGATCTCAAAACCTTTCAAATGCGCCACGTATACGGCACCAGTATTCTGACTGCGGTGACGGCGCAGAACACGTTAGGAATTATGGATTGCCATATACTGCCGACGACAATTATTGAGAACCAACTCCAAGCGATTGCACAAGATTTTCATATTCAAGCCTTTAAAGTCGGTATGTTGGGTAATGAAGACATTATCCACTGCCTGGCGGAAAACCTTGCGTATTGTCATTTCGGCCCTATGGTGCTGGATCCCGTAATGCTCGCCAAAGACGGCTCCGCGTTATTGTCACAAAGTGCGCTTGATTGTTTAATTAAGCGACTCATTCCACAAGCAACAATCATCACCCCAAACTTACCGGAAGCGGAAGCCTTAACCGGCATTGCGATTAAAGATCAACAATCCGTTCAACACGCCGCTGAGGCATTACAAAAAATGGGTGCCCAAAATGTTGTGATTAAAGGGGGACATTGGCAACATTCGCAAAGCGAATATTGTATCGATTATGTGTTTATGCCGACGACCCGGTTCACGCTACAACATAAACGTTATGATACGCCACACACCCACGGCACGGGGTGCACGTTTTCCGCCTGCCTTGCGGCAGAACTGGCCAAAGGTAAAGACATCACGCAAGCGCTCATCATCGCAAAACGTTTTATCAGTGCGGCGATTGAAGCTCCATTAAATATCGGTAAAGGACAGGGACCCGTTAACCATTGGGCATATCAAAATGAAGAACATTAA